A stretch of Zootoca vivipara chromosome 13, rZooViv1.1, whole genome shotgun sequence DNA encodes these proteins:
- the WNT3 gene encoding proto-oncogene Wnt-3, which produces MDYHVLGLILAFLLGDAKVLAGYPIWWSLALGQQYTSLGSQPILCGSIPGLVPKQLRFCRNYIEIMPSVAEGVKLGIQECQHQFRGRRWNCTTIDDSLAIFGPVLDKATRESAFVHAIASAGVAFAVTRSCAEGTSTICGCDSHHKGPPGEGWKWGGCSEDADFGVLVSREFADARENRPDARSAMNRHNNEAGRTTILDHMHLKCKCHGLSGSCEVKTCWWAQPDFRAIGDYLKDKYDSASEMVVEKHRESRGWVETLRAKYALFKPPTERDLVYYENSPNFCEPNPETGSFGTRDRMCNVTSHGIDGCDLLCCGRGHNTRTEKRKEKCHCIFHWCCYVSCQECIRVYDVHTCK; this is translated from the exons GTCCCTCGCGTTAGGCCAGCAATATACCTCGTTGGGCTCCCAGCCGATCCTGTGCGGTTCCATTCCTGGCTTAGTGCCCAAGCAGCTCCGGTTCTGCCGCAACTACATCGAGATCATGCCCAGCGTGGCCGAGGGCGTGAAGCTAGGAATCCAGGAATGCCAGCACCAGTTCCGGGGGCGCCGTTGGAACTGCACCACCATCGACGACAGCTTGGCCATTTTCGGGCCTGTTCTCGATAAAG CCACGCGAGAATCTGCCTTTGTCCACGCCATCGCCTCAGCCGGCGTGGCCTTTGCCGTCACTCGCTCCTGTGCTGAAGGCACATCCACCATCTGCGGCTGTGACTCGCATCACAAGGGGCCACCAGGCGAAGGCTGGAAATGGGGAGGATGCAGCGAGGACGCCGACTTTGGCGTGCTGGTTTCGCGGGAGTTTGCCGACGCCCGAGAAAATCGCCCAGATGCCCGCTCCGCCATGAACAGGCACAATAATGAAGCTGGAAGAACA ACGATATTGGATCACATGCACCTGAAATGTAAGTGCCACGGGCTGTCGGGCAGCTGTGAGGTCAAAACATGCTGGTGGGCCCAGCCGGATTTCCGCGCCATTGGCGACTACTTGAAGGACAAATACGACAGCGCTTCGGAGATGGTGGTGGAGAAACACCGGGAATCTCGCGGGTGGGTGGAGACGCTGCGTGCAAAATACGCCCTCTTCAAGCCGCCGACGGAGCGCGACTTGGTCTACTACGAGAACTCGCCCAACTTCTGCGAGCCCAACCCCGAGACCGGCTCGTTCGGCACCCGAGACAGGATGTGCAACGTGACCTCGCACGGGATCGACGGGTGCGACTTGCTCTGCTGCGGCCGCGGCCACAACACCCGGacggagaagaggaaggagaagtgcCATTGCATCTTCCACTGGTGCTGCTATGTCAGCTGCCAGGAATGCATCCGAGTTTATGATGTCCACACGTGCAAATAA